A window from Pirellulales bacterium encodes these proteins:
- a CDS encoding urease subunit gamma: MHLTPREIEKVLIYSMAEIALKRKAKGLKLNHPEAMSVICAAAMDGAREGQTVEDVMRTAAQTLTRDDVMEGVVEMIPFVQLEAVFTDGSRLITVHEPIK; the protein is encoded by the coding sequence ATGCATTTGACACCGCGAGAGATCGAGAAGGTGCTCATCTATTCGATGGCCGAGATCGCGCTGAAGCGGAAGGCCAAGGGGTTGAAGCTAAATCATCCCGAAGCGATGTCCGTCATCTGCGCGGCCGCGATGGATGGCGCGCGCGAGGGGCAAACCGTAGAAGATGTGATGCGCACCGCCGCGCAAACGCTGACCCGCGACGATGTGATGGAGGGGGTCGTGGAGATGATTCCCTTTGTGCAACTGGAGGCGGTGTTCACCGACGGCAGCAGGCTGATCACGGTCCACGAGCCAATCAAATGA
- a CDS encoding urea transporter, giving the protein MEEDQLNLRDWGRIFLRGVGQVMFQESAWTGAFFVAGLACSSLKMAAGALIGSAVGTLTAYALRFPRRDIERGLYGFNAALVGVAVLFYDRPVAVTLLVTLLAAAASAVVTHAMRRHLSFPSYTAPFIVTTWVALAALRQMGAPAEPAAAAVSDVPLPMTIADGIAQVMFQASAITGVLFLIGILLNEWRDAFWAVIGSAIGVLIANWRNDPATSIAVGIYSYNSTLAAMALALYRPSILLPIVAAALSVFVTEWFPLIGLETLTAPFVLASWLTIAAVHLERAFGLCAHRR; this is encoded by the coding sequence ATGGAAGAAGATCAACTCAACCTGCGCGACTGGGGCCGCATCTTCCTGCGCGGCGTCGGTCAGGTGATGTTTCAAGAGAGCGCTTGGACCGGCGCGTTTTTTGTCGCCGGCCTGGCCTGCTCGTCCCTCAAGATGGCCGCCGGCGCCCTGATCGGTTCGGCAGTCGGCACGCTCACCGCGTATGCGCTGCGCTTTCCACGTCGCGACATCGAACGTGGCCTATACGGCTTTAACGCCGCGTTGGTGGGTGTGGCTGTTCTGTTCTACGATCGCCCCGTGGCAGTCACGCTTCTGGTGACTCTCCTGGCCGCCGCCGCGTCGGCCGTGGTCACGCACGCCATGCGCCGCCACCTGTCGTTTCCCAGCTACACCGCGCCGTTTATTGTCACCACCTGGGTGGCGCTCGCGGCTTTGCGCCAAATGGGAGCGCCGGCCGAACCCGCCGCCGCGGCGGTGTCTGATGTGCCATTGCCGATGACCATCGCCGACGGCATTGCTCAGGTGATGTTCCAGGCCAGCGCGATCACCGGGGTGCTGTTCTTGATTGGCATTCTGCTCAACGAATGGCGCGACGCCTTCTGGGCCGTGATCGGCTCGGCCATTGGCGTTCTGATCGCCAACTGGCGCAACGATCCGGCCACGAGCATTGCCGTCGGCATTTACAGCTACAACTCCACGCTGGCCGCGATGGCGCTGGCACTCTATCGGCCTTCCATCCTGTTGCCAATCGTCGCCGCCGCCCTCTCGGTGTTCGTCACCGAATGGTTTCCCCTGATCGGTTTGGAAACCCTGACCGCCCCCTTTGTGCTCGCCAGTTGGCTCACCATCGCGGCCGTGCATCTTGAAAGAGCTTTTGGTCTCTGCGCGCATCGGCGCTAA
- a CDS encoding OprO/OprP family phosphate-selective porin, giving the protein MDRWKRERMTQRLAAVLLAWSAIALSGPARGQTAGVEPPRRLPPIDAPALGPLAPYAPAAASMPASAAAPISATGAAPAAAAREGQRYAWIPSGGAHAITPHPSVRAGVAPAAPNQAPWMSGTPHDQFCLRPSYRYNGAGGYLHVATPNEQYSINLQNQLTLDGTFYDQSDMPTDQKGFCMPFTRTYLFGNITPEWQYQIATQAFLGQFNILDGFVNWHWGDEFNVRIGRGLSPMLYEYYAFSPAWEPVITNSVVFQLAGRRQEGVMLSGNVLDGTLQYQAGVFNGVSGAFFDLDRSVDFLGSATVTPWAGTNSAVDCLGLGVSVQTGQHNYALNQTGSAWTNGAGEPSTNINYITSSGVPFFEYNQNTAADGTQSKVAPHFFWYGRFSVLAEYLYSTRQLALGATRGSAVQQGYYVNASYFLTGERYHGNGLAGYTTVMPLRPFLPSQGLHGPGAWEVAAQFSQLRLDDDNFRFVTTPNRYASRVDQLMIGVNWWPTRYVRMSLDNVFTWFDRAIPLGDNAPTDQFNTVWCRAAMFF; this is encoded by the coding sequence ATGGATCGATGGAAGCGTGAACGAATGACTCAGCGGCTGGCGGCAGTGCTGTTGGCGTGGTCGGCGATTGCGCTGAGCGGCCCCGCGCGTGGCCAAACCGCGGGAGTCGAGCCGCCGCGTCGGTTGCCGCCGATCGATGCGCCCGCCTTGGGACCACTGGCGCCATACGCGCCGGCAGCGGCATCGATGCCGGCGAGCGCCGCCGCCCCGATCTCGGCGACCGGCGCCGCGCCTGCCGCCGCGGCGCGGGAAGGACAGCGCTATGCTTGGATACCGTCGGGCGGAGCGCATGCCATCACGCCGCATCCGAGCGTCCGCGCCGGCGTAGCGCCCGCCGCGCCGAACCAAGCGCCGTGGATGAGCGGAACGCCGCACGATCAATTTTGTTTACGGCCGAGCTATCGCTACAACGGCGCGGGAGGTTACCTGCACGTGGCGACGCCCAACGAGCAGTACTCGATCAACCTGCAAAACCAGCTAACGCTCGACGGCACCTTCTACGATCAGTCGGACATGCCGACCGATCAGAAGGGCTTTTGCATGCCGTTCACGCGTACTTACCTGTTTGGCAACATCACTCCCGAGTGGCAGTATCAGATCGCGACGCAGGCGTTCTTGGGGCAGTTCAACATTCTGGACGGCTTCGTCAACTGGCATTGGGGGGACGAGTTCAATGTGCGCATCGGGCGCGGCCTGAGTCCCATGCTCTATGAGTACTACGCGTTTTCGCCCGCCTGGGAACCGGTGATCACCAACTCGGTGGTGTTTCAATTGGCGGGGCGACGCCAGGAAGGGGTCATGTTGTCGGGCAACGTGCTCGATGGCACGTTGCAGTACCAGGCGGGAGTGTTCAATGGGGTGTCGGGCGCGTTCTTCGACTTGGATCGAAGCGTCGATTTTCTGGGCTCAGCGACGGTCACGCCGTGGGCCGGGACGAACTCGGCCGTCGACTGCCTGGGGCTGGGCGTGAGCGTGCAAACCGGCCAACACAACTATGCGCTCAATCAAACCGGCAGCGCGTGGACCAATGGGGCGGGCGAGCCGAGCACCAACATCAACTACATCACGTCGTCGGGCGTGCCGTTTTTTGAGTACAACCAGAACACCGCAGCCGACGGCACGCAATCGAAGGTGGCGCCGCACTTCTTTTGGTATGGCCGCTTCAGCGTGCTGGCGGAGTATCTGTACAGCACACGCCAATTGGCCCTGGGGGCAACGCGGGGGAGCGCGGTGCAGCAAGGCTATTACGTAAACGCCTCCTACTTTTTGACGGGCGAGCGGTATCACGGCAACGGCCTGGCAGGCTATACCACGGTCATGCCGCTACGTCCCTTTTTGCCGTCGCAGGGCCTGCATGGCCCTGGCGCCTGGGAAGTGGCCGCGCAATTTTCGCAATTGCGGCTGGACGACGACAACTTTCGCTTTGTCACCACGCCTAATCGCTACGCCAGCCGCGTCGATCAATTGATGATCGGCGTCAATTGGTGGCCGACGCGCTATGTGCGAATGAGCCTCGACAACGTGTTTACCTGGTTCGATCGGGCGATCCCGCTGGGAGACAACGCCCCCACCGATCAGTTCAACACGGTGTGGTGCCGCGCGGCGATGTTTTTCTAG
- a CDS encoding HAMP domain-containing protein, with product MPRRMSLASRLSAFFLIALAIALIGFSATLYWLARDYMRQQLDNQLLSTLDMLEAAVDVEPGGLEWEPADRRLSWGLERQFENIRWIIADSAGQVIDRSQNSRDAMALARWRPSDWPTDPPDAAVFGDLPDWRAAARRLRLNELLQKGRTSPEDDDSDDDVQYTELFVMVGVSPAPVQASLRSLALTVCGLSAGLWIVSALVGRWLARGALAPLTRMAVAAREIRGDDPAERLPDPGSRDELHDLCDAFNGLLGRLHDTIERQRNFAGEASHQLRTPLAGMLSLIEVVRRRERPAEEYEVTLDRVREEATRMQRMVESLLFLARPENDAMSLALEEVSLSNWLEAQVARYADHPRYGDLKLTVEPVAARTHPGLLAQMFDNLLDNALKYSAPGTPVRIELTRTGAKVLLVIRDAGCGIADIDSRQLFVPFFRAASSRRQGIKGVGLGLAIVKRIADRLGATVRVASQPGVGTTVAIELPEAREQSPWLVSTGGPDGSGGSVWS from the coding sequence ATGCCGCGACGCATGAGTTTGGCGAGCCGGCTGTCGGCGTTCTTTTTGATCGCGCTGGCGATTGCGCTGATCGGCTTTTCGGCGACGCTGTATTGGCTGGCCCGCGACTACATGCGGCAGCAGCTCGATAACCAACTGCTGTCGACTCTCGACATGCTGGAGGCGGCGGTCGATGTCGAGCCGGGGGGATTGGAGTGGGAGCCCGCCGATCGCCGCCTGTCGTGGGGGCTGGAACGGCAGTTTGAGAACATTCGCTGGATCATCGCCGATAGCGCGGGCCAAGTGATCGATCGCTCGCAGAACTCGCGCGACGCGATGGCGCTCGCCCGCTGGCGACCGAGCGACTGGCCCACCGATCCGCCCGACGCGGCGGTGTTTGGCGACTTGCCAGATTGGCGAGCGGCGGCGCGGCGCTTGCGATTGAATGAGTTGTTGCAGAAAGGTCGAACCAGCCCGGAGGACGATGATAGCGACGACGATGTGCAGTACACCGAGTTGTTTGTGATGGTGGGCGTGTCTCCGGCGCCGGTCCAGGCGAGCTTACGTAGCTTGGCGCTGACGGTTTGCGGCTTGTCCGCCGGGTTGTGGATTGTCAGCGCGCTGGTGGGACGCTGGCTGGCGCGCGGCGCGCTGGCGCCCTTGACGCGGATGGCCGTGGCTGCGCGGGAGATACGCGGGGACGACCCGGCGGAACGTCTGCCCGACCCCGGCTCGCGCGACGAACTTCACGATTTATGCGACGCCTTCAATGGCCTCTTGGGTCGATTGCACGACACCATTGAGCGGCAGCGGAATTTTGCGGGGGAGGCGTCGCATCAATTGCGGACGCCGCTGGCCGGCATGCTCAGCCTGATCGAAGTGGTGCGCCGACGCGAGCGACCCGCGGAGGAGTACGAAGTAACGCTGGACCGCGTGCGCGAGGAGGCGACCCGCATGCAGCGGATGGTGGAGAGCCTGCTGTTCTTGGCGCGACCGGAGAACGACGCGATGTCGCTAGCGCTAGAGGAGGTGTCGCTGTCGAACTGGTTGGAGGCGCAAGTCGCTCGCTACGCCGATCATCCGCGGTATGGCGATTTGAAACTGACGGTCGAGCCGGTGGCGGCCCGCACGCATCCGGGGCTACTCGCGCAGATGTTCGATAATCTCTTGGACAACGCGCTCAAGTACAGCGCGCCGGGGACGCCGGTGCGGATCGAACTGACGCGCACCGGGGCGAAAGTCTTGCTGGTGATCCGCGACGCGGGCTGCGGCATCGCCGATATCGACTCGCGGCAGTTGTTCGTGCCATTTTTTCGCGCGGCGAGTTCGCGCCGCCAGGGAATCAAGGGAGTCGGGTTGGGATTGGCGATTGTCAAGCGAATCGCCGACCGGTTGGGGGCGACGGTGCGCGTGGCAAGTCAGCCCGGCGTTGGCACTACTGTGGCGATTGAGTTGCCCGAGGCGCGCGAACAATCGCCGTGGCTGGTTTCGACCGGTGGCCCCGACGGGAGCGGCGGCAGCGTCTGGAGCTAG
- a CDS encoding response regulator transcription factor, giving the protein MRILVVEDEELIASSLVRGLREEGMTTEWAADGDAALAALRGSDWDLVVLDWWLPGHDGLEVLRAFRTKNRETPVLFLTARDAVADRVTGLDAGADDYLCKPFSFDELLARVRALLRRREQRGDAVLAFADLRLDLATQRVERAGNAIDLKAKEYSLLVYFMRNVNQVLSRTRLYEHVWDERFDGVSNTLEVHVMDLRRKLETHGKRVIHTLRGRGYRFGDPPGEF; this is encoded by the coding sequence GTGCGGATATTGGTAGTGGAGGACGAGGAATTGATTGCCTCGTCGCTGGTGCGCGGACTGCGCGAAGAAGGAATGACCACGGAATGGGCGGCCGACGGCGATGCGGCCCTGGCGGCGCTGCGCGGGAGCGACTGGGATCTGGTGGTGCTCGATTGGTGGCTGCCGGGGCACGACGGCCTGGAGGTGCTACGCGCCTTTCGGACAAAGAATCGCGAGACGCCGGTGCTGTTTCTGACGGCGCGCGACGCGGTGGCCGATCGGGTGACGGGATTGGACGCGGGCGCCGACGACTACCTGTGCAAGCCGTTTTCGTTCGACGAACTGTTGGCGCGGGTGCGCGCCCTGTTGCGGCGGCGGGAACAGCGCGGCGACGCGGTGCTGGCGTTCGCGGATTTGCGGCTGGACCTTGCGACCCAGCGCGTCGAGCGGGCTGGCAACGCGATTGATCTGAAAGCGAAGGAGTATTCGCTCTTGGTGTACTTCATGCGGAACGTGAACCAGGTGTTGTCGCGCACCCGGCTGTATGAACACGTGTGGGACGAGCGCTTTGACGGTGTTTCGAACACGCTGGAAGTGCATGTGATGGACCTGCGGCGCAAGCTCGAAACACATGGCAAGCGGGTGATTCACACCTTGCGCGGCCGCGGATATCGATTTGGCGATCCGCCGGGGGAATTTTAG
- a CDS encoding PQQ-binding-like beta-propeller repeat protein, which yields MTLDQLVFVGLNGYALALDRDTGAIVWSNNKLESGYVTLLLDGDRLIVSTNGYIYCLDPFTGHIVWRNPLKGYGAGAPTSLISVRGQSSQTLLAQVAGAEAARASSNASAS from the coding sequence ATGACGCTCGATCAACTCGTCTTCGTCGGTCTCAACGGCTATGCCTTGGCGCTCGACCGCGACACCGGCGCCATTGTCTGGTCGAACAACAAACTCGAGTCGGGCTACGTCACGCTGCTCTTGGATGGCGATCGCCTGATCGTCTCGACCAACGGCTACATCTATTGCCTGGACCCGTTCACCGGCCACATCGTCTGGCGCAACCCGCTCAAGGGATATGGCGCCGGCGCCCCCACCAGCCTGATCTCAGTGCGCGGTCAGTCGTCGCAAACGTTGCTGGCTCAAGTGGCCGGCGCCGAGGCGGCGCGAGCCTCGTCCAACGCCAGCGCATCGTGA